From the Candidatus Afararchaeum irisae genome, the window TGGCGAGTCGGGGTAGAACAGAGACGCGAGACACTGTATCTGTTCACGACCTACCCCGAGTTCGAACTGACCTCCTCCGTACATCGGTATACGGTTACTCTCGCAGTAGTCGATAGTATCGAAAAGACTCTCGACGGTTCCAAACCTCGACGGCTTGATATTGATACATGTCTCTCCGGTCTCGGACTCAACTGACTTCACATCGGCGAGGCTCTCAACCGGCTTGTCCCACGATATACGTCCGCCGTAGTCCGAGAGTATCCCACACGTCTCGTCAGTCAGCTTGGGATCTTCTATAATAGCATCGGGGAAGCTGTCAGTTACAAGCGAATACAGGCTCGGATCAGGAGGCTGTGACACGTCGAGATCCTCGTCGTACATCCCTTTCATGTCCAGTATCATCACCTTCTCTTCGGGAATTTCGGAGACGAGTTCCGAGTCCCATTCTGTGGTCGCGTCGAGCTTGAACTCGGCTTCGGGATAGATATCGACCACGTCGTGGAGCTTTTCGACTCTCGGCGGGTTACCCAGGTCACGGCTGACGACGAATCTAACATCGGAGTAGTCGCGTCCGAGGATACCGCCGAGGTTAGTTTCTGCCTGTTTAAGCGCCAGATCGAGGACTGCGCTTTCGAGACCCCATCTTCTGTAGTTACGGTAGTAAGGACGAGGGGGATCAACGGGGAACAGGTCTATCCCGTCGAGACGGTTTGAGAAGCCGTCGAGGCTGAAGCTTCCGGTTAGGTTAGTCTTACTCTCCAGATCGATCCAGTTCCGGTGGCTCTCGGCGTCGTAGGTTACGTCCTCGCCTCTTCCTTTCTCTGAGTCGCCGTGGACAGTTATCTCAGTAGTTACCCTCTCGAAGCCCTTCGAGACTTCCGTCCGGTTGAGTCTTAGGCTGTATCCCTCAACCTCAACCCCGAGATCCGACACAGCTCCGTAGAGTCGTCCCATGTGGTCACCACTTAGGTAGCTTTATCTTAAACACGCTTCCCTCCGGTTCGTTATCCTCGACCCAGACATCGCCGCCGTACTCGTCGACGAGTGTATCGACGAGATACAGACCTATCCCTGTTCCCTCGCTTTCGAGACCTTTCTCGCCTCTTCCGAAGATACTCTCCTTCTGTGTATCAGGAACCCCGGGACCGTTGTCGGCGACAGAGACGACTACTTCCTCGTCTTTCTCCTTGGCTGATACCTCTACCCTCGGCGTCTCCTTGTCATTATGCTGTACGGCGTTGTTGAGGAGGTTCCTGAAGACAGTCGAAAGAAGATCGTTTGCACGTACCTCGATCTTGGGAATCTCCCCGAACTCGAACTCAGCTTCCTCGTAGGTCTGTTTTCTACTCTCAACGGTTTCCCTCACAACCGAGGTCAGGGAGACGGGTCTGAGATCGATCTCCTCCTCCTTTTCTACTGCGTCGACAAAGTCGCGCGCTGTCTTCGTGAGGTCGACTACGTGTTCACTCGTACTCAGGACGGTTTCGAGGTACTCCTCACCCTCGTCGTCGACGTGGTCTCTCAGGATGTCTCCCCAGCCCAAGACGAGATTCATGTCGTTACGTATGTCGTGGCGGACGATACGGTTGAGTAGAGCTAACTCGTCCCTCTCGTTCTCTATCTTTTCCTCGGCTCGTAGAGCGTATATGCCACGTGAGATGTTACTCGCGATCTCGTCTATGAGATGTCTCTCCTCCTCTGAGATCCGTGAGGGAGAGGGGATATGGAGAGTCATCACTCCGTAAAAGTTATTTCGGTGTCTCAGACTGACCCCGATAGCACCGTGGCTTAGGCTGTCTTCACCGTGGTGTTCGTACGGCGGCTGAGTTACGTCGTCTATGGTTAGAGTCCCCTCATCGAGAACCTCGTCTATGTACTCCTCGGTGTATACTTCGCGCCATCTCTCTTCACTCTCCTTCTTGGTCTCACCTATCCGGTTAGCTGTATATATACTGTCAACCTCTGTATCCTTATCCTCGGATTCGAGTGTAGCTATTGAAGCACATCCGAATCCGTATCCCTGATCACTTCTAGCTGAGAGTATCTCTAAGGAGGAGTTGAATACTTCCTCCTCTCTCTCGGCTTCGATTACTATCTGGCTTATGCTTCTGATCGAGTTGAGAAGATGGTCTATCTTTCTCTCATGTGTCACGTCGTTGACTGTTCCGAAGACGCGGTGAGACTCCTCCCTACCGTCATAATCACCACCACTGACCCTGTCCTCCTCGTCTCCGTAACCGTAGTCGTACACGTTGACGTCGACTTTCTGGTGAACTACACGTATGTCGCCGTCCGAACGGATTACACGGTAGTCAATGTCGAAGGTATGACTCTCAACTGATCTCTCCATAGCCGTCCTTACCTTCTTCGTGTCATCAGGGTAGACGAAGTCTACGAAGTCGTCGTATGTCGGATCTATCTCGCCGGGAGTCAGTCCGAGTATACGGAACATCTCATCTGACCATTCCATCTCCCCGGTTTCGGGATTCCAGTCCCAGTGTCCCAGATGAGCCATCTCCTGTGCTTCTTCGAGTTTGCGTCTCGTCTCCTCAAGCTCCGCGCGCGTATCGACTGCGTCTATCGAGTAGGCGATGTCGTTTCCGAGCTGTTTGAACATCTGTGTCTCGTCTTCGTCGAAGGCATAGGCTCTGTCGGCGTAGAGGTTCAGAACTCCGAAGACCTCGTCCCCGTATACTAAGGGGACAGCCGCGCTAGATCTGTACCCGCGTTCCTCGGCTTCCTCGCGCCACGGCTCGTACTCGGGGTCTTCGAGTATATTCTGCATAACTTCGACTTCGCCTGTTCTGATAGCCTTTCCTGT encodes:
- a CDS encoding GAF domain-containing protein, which gives rise to MESDVEDDSVTPTRILSSFFVTCLGVIFTAVHLLHLIDEDGLIPLLTGVVFPSAFAVFLIYAGYRLFKSNLTDSERLSVVLWTVIGGVGIGSFFIAAVVYSMYEGGSMRHPVFLLINSLNIGTAAGFTVGWYYSKESHQISLLQNKRLELSKQRRINEVVRQVDRAVFRSESRDEIESRVCEILSDADPYLFAWIGEYDPETDKVVPRASSGAEEGYLDEIEISLSDETGEGPTGKAIRTGEVEVMQNILEDPEYEPWREEAEERGYRSSAAVPLVYGDEVFGVLNLYADRAYAFDEDETQMFKQLGNDIAYSIDAVDTRAELEETRRKLEEAQEMAHLGHWDWNPETGEMEWSDEMFRILGLTPGEIDPTYDDFVDFVYPDDTKKVRTAMERSVESHTFDIDYRVIRSDGDIRVVHQKVDVNVYDYGYGDEEDRVSGGDYDGREESHRVFGTVNDVTHERKIDHLLNSIRSISQIVIEAEREEEVFNSSLEILSARSDQGYGFGCASIATLESEDKDTEVDSIYTANRIGETKKESEERWREVYTEEYIDEVLDEGTLTIDDVTQPPYEHHGEDSLSHGAIGVSLRHRNNFYGVMTLHIPSPSRISEEERHLIDEIASNISRGIYALRAEEKIENERDELALLNRIVRHDIRNDMNLVLGWGDILRDHVDDEGEEYLETVLSTSEHVVDLTKTARDFVDAVEKEEEIDLRPVSLTSVVRETVESRKQTYEEAEFEFGEIPKIEVRANDLLSTVFRNLLNNAVQHNDKETPRVEVSAKEKDEEVVVSVADNGPGVPDTQKESIFGRGEKGLESEGTGIGLYLVDTLVDEYGGDVWVEDNEPEGSVFKIKLPKW